DNA from Vulpes vulpes isolate BD-2025 chromosome 9, VulVul3, whole genome shotgun sequence:
AGGACACCGCTCAGAGCTTTGGAACCAGCCCAAGCCTCAGGCAGCATGTCAGGGATGCTTCCTAGActgttaaatgtttttcttactCATGTGCTGCCTTACGCTTGAGTCCAAAGTAGCTGCAGTGACCTGAGAAGTAACCTGAATGGAGAAGGGAGTCACTGTATCCACGACAAAGTCTGATTATTCCTGCACACGTAAGCTTCCGTCCTGGGATGTTACTCCAGGGGAACGGTTGGAGGTTTCCTGTGGTGATGCATTAGAGAAGGAAATTGAGAGCAgctcgtattttttttttttttttgtaggaccCGATATTTGTGGATTTGATATCAGGAAAGTTCatgttattttacatttcaagAATCAGTATCACTCAAACAAGAAATCAATCAGGTGTAAGGTAAGCGCTCTCACAGTCAAATCTGTAATTGTGTTAGCTCTTAATGATAACATAATTTAGAGAAAATAGTTttgatcttaaaataatttgaattgaaCCAGGGATGGATCTTAGCAACACGCCCCTTGCCTCTGGTTTCCAGTTTAGCAGGCTCTTTAGAGACGCATATATACTTTGGTGGCTTGTTTTCTGAAGTTTGTGCCCATCAGGAGGGCAGACTCACTTTTTACTGTGAGCGGTATTATGATTTGCCTTGTAAGGGTTACAACAGTATAGTCTCATTTTGGCTCTATCCATCCTCACTAAGGAATGAAATATTCaggatgggaaaaaaatgtcctggagaaattaatcttcaaaatacCAAAGCATTTACAAATGGGAGTGTTTCAAAAATGAGAGCATACTTTCTTACCTTCTACCCATGGATCCTGTGAAAATAACACTTTATGCCTTGAGGCCAGCCAGGGCTTCTCCAAAGAGGCAGCTTGCATCAGGTCCTGGGCGCTGGGCCCATGGAAGGGAAATACACTTCCTGATGCACCCTCTCTACTTGACTGTGGCCGCCAGGAAGCAGGGACCTGTCCCCGGGGGCACTCCCAGTGCTCAGAGCTCCTACATGGGAGGCCTCCATGGATCTGGGCAATTCTGGGCAGGAGGCCAAAGTGCAATTCCAGAGCATGTTGACAGCATGAAGGGGAAGTATCCATAACCACCCTTTATTCAGTCCTGACCCAAGCTGGGGGTGTGAGGGGAGGTGAGTCTCCATCAGCAGCATGGTTCTTCTTGGGGTTCCACCCACTGACTTCATGGCTACAAAAGATCATTGGGTCCCCTCTACACGGGAAGGCCTGACATCCCTCCTGTAGGTGTGAGGGAGGGCTCAAAATCCAAGTCTTTCTCCCCTGTCTTAGCATGTACATTTTGCAACTGATTCCCAAGAAATTGTCTAGTTGCGCATCAGGTGTTTGGGAGGAAGCAAGGGTGATACCATGGAGGCTGTGCAGTCCGGCCTGGACCACGCTGGGGAGGTTAGAGCTTGATCAGCTCAGGTCAGCCAACCAATAGCCCTCACCACCCAGAAGGGCACCCTCAGGCTGATGACACTCTCAGATGTGTGCTATTTCTGCAAcctgttagaaaaataaaatacttctattGAAGGAGCACTGACAGCAGGGAGTCTTCCCAAGTAAGGAGCAGCTATCTCCGGGGAGGGGCTTCTTTTCATTCTGTGACGGGGGTCTCTTTTCATTCTGTGATGCCATGAAGGAATGGCTGAGAACCTCCCCTGCAGGTCAGCCCTCAAGGGTCTTCAAGGAGAGGGTCAGATCTGCATGTTAGAAAAATACCTCAGGTGTTCTGGGGACAAGGGGCGGAGAAACATGGTGATCAGTAGGCAGAGAGAAATGTGAGATTGTTAGGCCAAGGCTTCAGTGGGATGCAGAACAGGGGAACGTTTTGACAGATAATTCAGGGGTGGGACCCAGAGGACTTCACAATGTTTGCAATGTGAGTACTGGGGATGTGGACATTAAGTCTCAGCAGCATTGCTGCTAATCAGCCGGAAAAGCAAAGGCCAGTAAGGGGGCCAGGGCACACTTGGGATTTGTGTCTAGAACTGTTGGTTGTGAAATCCTGGCAGGCATCCCGGTAGAGGTGTCCAGTAAGTTGTTGGAAACTGTGGTCTGAAGCTCAGGCCAATGGTTGAGATTAAAGATCCTGGCTTGGAGCCGTTGTATATGTGCAGGGGTGGATGTTCTCTCTCAGGAGGCTCTGCACCTGTGGATTTCTGTGGTTAAGTCCTGGAAGGTCCTAACAACCCGGACAATGAGGCCAAAGTCTAAATTAGGAAAGGTGCGTGGAGACCAAGACGGGCAGGGATCAGGGAGTGAGCGTTGGAAGAAGTGTGTACTCAGCTGTCACAGCGAACTACAGAGGTTGAGAgggacacagaacagacagagcCATTTGGCCATGGCGTGGACAGCAGTGGCCTATCCCACAAGGCAGAGCAGAGACGTACTGCAGGAACTTTGACCTTTGGCTCTTAGCAGAGGGAGGATAATCCTGACAAAACCTTTAAGATGCTGAGGCCATGGCTTCCAAACCTGAGCAGCATCAGCATCTCTGGAGGGTCTGTGAAAGAGACTGGAGGGTCCGCCCAGGGGCAGATACAGCAGGTCATGCTGACCTGGTGACGGACAttccccaggcatccccagtgaCCCCCATGCTGTCCCAGCCCCACTTCGAGAACTGGCTGCTGCTGGAGCATGATGCAGGAGTCCCCTCTGCTGCTGAACGCTTCCCTTGGGTCTGGTCTGGGGCTTTACGACCAAGACAGGCACTGGGCCTGCCCTCGCAGAGCTTAAATTGTTGGACAGCTCAGAGCATTAGAAAGTTCTTCCTTGTATTGAGAAATCGACTGGGCTTCATTTGGTATCTTTCAGAGTACCGAACAGGAAGTTGTTTTCCACATAACTTGTCATAAATCAGAGCAGTGGTCCCTTGGCGTATGCCCACCACCCTGTCGTAACCACCTGTGGGGGGTCTAGCTAGGTAGGAGCCATCATCTACACCAAAGGGGATCATCCACTCAAGTCTGCTTGGCAGTGAGGAAGTTTGGTACAAAGGGGTGATTTCTTCTGTAGGACGCATTTTTTAAAGTCAAGTCAACCCTGTCCCTAGAACCACTCTCCTTGCTATTTGTAACAAGCCTTTGAAGACTTAAACCACATACGTAGACCTGCCCTGAAATGCCAAGATCTCATCGTTATCCTTTCTCCCCTTAAAACATGCAGGTTGATGGTTTTACACATCTCTATGCTCTGATTTTAAGACCCGACCTCACTTATGAAGTGAAGATTGATGGTCAGTCAATTGAATCCGGTGGCATCGAGTATGACTGGAACTTAACATCACTTAAGAAGATGGAGAAGACCTCTGCAGAGTCCAAGGATTGGGAGCAAGTTGAAGATGGCAAATCCCAGGTGTGGATTTTTCCCAAAAAATTCTAGAGAGTGTGCCAGTGAGGTTTGTAAGTACTCAGGTCCTGTGGGATTGTTGTGATGCTAGTAATCAATCATGATGTCAACATTATCACAAAATGTcttctctgggggcacctgggtggctcagtcagttaagcatccaactcttgatttcagctcaggtcatgagctcatgtttgtgagatggagcctcatgttgggctctacgctaggcatggagcctgcttaagattctctctctctctctctctctcaaaaaaaaaaaaaaaaaagattctctctctctctctctctctctgctcctctaccctggctcccagctcacactctttctctgttaaaaaaataattagaacttttaaaaatcgatctttctaaaaaaaagtgtCTTCCCCAGAGCATCTGCTGCTGATCACAAAGCTTCACCCAGTGATGTagaatagttttataatatttgagATGAAAgcaagtaaattttatttttttaaccatttatttctaaaaagaaaaaggaaaatgcatcAGCAacctttataaaaatgatttttttataattttgaatttgaaCAAAGTATTTTTTGAGCATCACACTTGTCACTGACAACCAAGAATCCATTACCATAATGGCTACGCATTTGTTTCCTAGGGCTACCGTAACAAAGTACCATGAAGTAGGTGGCTTAAAATGGCAGAAGTGTATTTTCTAACGGTTCTTGAAGGCAGAAGGCAGAAATCTGGGGGTCAGCAGGGTCACACTCCTTCTAAAGGATCCAGGGGATAATCTGTCCttgtttcttccagcttctgTTGGCTCCAGGAGTTTCTTGGCTGGTAGACATcattccctgcctctgcctcctcatGGCCTTCTCTTCTTgtgttctttctgtctcttataaaGATGTTTGCCCTTGGGTTTAGAACCCACTGGATAATCCATAATGACCTGCCTTGAGATCCTTTTCTCATTATAAGCTCGCATTCCAAGATTCTAGATTTAGGATGTGGACAAACCATTCCTGGGAACCACCGCTCAACCCACTGCGAGCTAccttctgtcttgttttgtttttgttttcagtttgtgtTTATTGttgcaacattttattttgaacatcAAACACCACACCAAACCCATGAGCCATTTATCTTAAGACAATTGTCTTTGCCATAACTAAAAGtactggactattttttttttttttttttaagatttaagagtGATAGCGAGAGCCGGAGAGAGATAGCataagaggaagagggagagagaatatgaggCAGACtcccatgctgagtgcagagcgtGACACacggctccatctcaccaccctgagatcacgacctgagccaaaaccaagagtcagtcacttaacagactgtgccacccaggcaccactggaCTGTGTTTACAATTAATTTCGGCAACTTAAAACTGATCGGTGGCACTGTTGACGATCAAATATGCCATCGTGGACAATGTAATCTGTAAAGCAAAAGAGCAAAGTTTCTCCCTCCCTTGCTTACCGTCAAAACAGACCAAAATAGTAGTTTTCACCTGGAAAGagcacttactttatttttttaaaagattttatttattcatgagagagacacacacacacacagatataggcagagggagaagcaggctccctgtggggagctgatgagggactcgatcccaggaccctgggatcacaacctgagccaaaggcagatgctcaaccactgagccactcagatgccccaagagcatttatttatttatttatttatttatttatttatttatttatttattttttaagagcactTACTTTAAACAAGGCAGAGAATGGCAAAGGAACTGAACCTGCAGCCCTCTGGGTGTGCAGAAGACAAGGTCTTGGGATGAAAGTCCTGGATGCCTGAGTGCCAGCTAGCAGGGCTATGTGTCTCAGGGCCGAACGTCCGCAAGCGGGATCCCTGGTGGAGCCTAATCAACCTTTCAAAAGCTGGCCTCCAGACTGGCTGTGTTTCGTCCATATGTTTGGTTCCGTGTGAGTTCCTCAACAAATTAGTTCACGATGACATTATGATTTAATTGCCCGCAATCATAAGGAGCCAGCGACTCAGATTGAATTGTAACCGTTTCCTGGTCCCAGCACAAGAGTGGTTCATCTGTTTCCAGTTGGGGTAGGGGCCAAAAGCAGTAGGGGAGGTGACCAAATCCTGGGTACCAATCATTGAGAAGTATTACATATCATGGAAAAGCCACAGTCTAAATGCAAAATGTTACTGTTTTTCAGTTATTCTAAAAGAGAAAGTATCTTTATATACAACTTTTATGTGTTTATGTCATGTGAATATTAATCCATAGCAccttttcttcatccatttattcaaatatttgttcagtaCCTACTAAGccacatatatacatagagatgtgtatgtgttatatacatgtgtgtatatatgtgtattacacgtgtgtatgtgtacatgtaccacacatgtgtattatatatgtgtatacagaTGTGTTCATGTGTATCATATGCctgcatatgtgcatatatgtgtacatatgtatctatatgtGTATAGTGTGACTGTTAATGTATATATAGAGAAGGTCTATATAACATAACTGCTTTTCTCCTGCTACCCCAGATAAGTCTTGGAACATTCCTTGGTGGTCCAGCTTCTCTGGAACATTCCATGTATGAGTGCTATGTAGAAAGACCACCTAACCAGTAGTGACTGTGTGGCCCCTCACTTCTCATTCCTTTTtggcccatctttttttttttttttttagatttgtttacttattttagagagaatttgtgcaagtgggagggaggggaagagagagagagggagacaagcagattctgtgctgagcagggagcccggcacagggctcaatcccaggaccctgagatcatgacctgagctgaagccaggagtcagccatttaactgactgagccacacaggcgccccttgTCCCCTCATTTTAATTTCAGCCACTATTTTGAGTTTCGCCCACTGTTGTTCCTCTCACCAGCGTGGGAACGGTAGTGTAATCATGCCAAGGCTTATGGGAAAAATCCTGGCAGTGTGTGGCCCCCTGAGACCCTTGGTGGGACTGGGAACTGAACACTTGGCCCTTTAACCACCAAATTGATTGCGATCAGTGCCATGGACCCGCTCCTGACTCTTGGTAGGCaagaatttcttttctcaaatctgggaatcaattttttttcttacacacaTTTAAGGACTGGGAGAAGCATTTTCTGGACGCCAGTGCAAGCAAGCCAAGTGACTGGAATAGTGAGCTGGATGGGGACTGGCAGGCACCCATGCTACAGAAGCCTCCATACCAGGTACATGGCACCTTCTCCCTGGGATGACCCTCCCCGGCCTTGGCCTGCGTCCTTTGGGGCCACCACTTAGAGTTTGTTGTTGCAGGACGGCCTGAAACCAGAGGGTATAGACAAAGACATTTGGCTCCACCAGAAGATGAAAAATACCAACTATTTGACGGAATATGACCTCTCCGAATTTGAGAACATTGGTGCCATTGGACTGGAGCTTTGGCAGgtcatgtgtgttttttttttaaagatttatttatttattcattcatgagagagacagaccgaggcagagacataggcagagggagaagcaggctccctgaggagtctgacgcgggactcgatcccaggaccccgggaacacgacttgagccaaaggcagatgttcaaccaatgagccaaccaggtacccctgATCATGTGGTTTTAAGTTTGCTGTAGTTTGAGAACTCTGAGCATCGGCCTAAACTCCTTCATTCATATAGCTGGTACTGTGTGCCTGGCGCCCATACCTGGATCTGAGACATACAGTGCAGACAAAACAGACATCCTTTCTGCCCTCTGGGCACTTCCtagctgcctccctgccccctgggAATTCGTCACTCTTCTGTTTGGGTGGTGCTGCCGCTGCTGGCCATGGCCTACTTTGCCCAGTAAGGTTGTCGGGCAGCAGTTGGCAACCATCGTGGAATGCTCGGGTCACTTGGGTGCTCTTCCAAGTCTCCATGCCCAGGTAGCACTGAGGACCAGTTAAATCAGCATGCCCAGGGGTAAGGACAGGCATCAGGAGTTTCTAAAATGTTGTTGGCCATCCCAATATGcagctaagtttttttttttaagattttatttatttatttatttatttatttatttatttatttgagagagagagagaagcatgaacaggaggaggaggcagaaggagagggagaagcaggctcccagctgagcagagagctgcccgtggggcttgatcccaggactctgggatcgtgacctgagctgaaggtagatgcttaaccaactgaggcaacCAGTGCCCCAATATGCAGCTAAGTTTCAGAACCAGTACCTGAGAGGGAACAGGACGTTTTAGAAATGGGTTTAAGCAGGTGCTACTGTCAAGGGTCAATCACTGTGACAGCACTGAGCCAAATACAACTGTTTCTTGGTGGAACGCTGCCATATTCCTCCCATCAGTAAGGAAGGCCTCATTTTCATCCACAGGTGAGATCAGGAACCATCTTCGATAACTTCCTAATCACAGATGATGAAGAATATGCTGAGAATTTTGGCAAGGCTACTTGGGGGGAGACAAAGGTACAGTGCACACAATGAACTTTTTGTTCATTATTCATTTATGTCTGTACTTGAGTCTAACATACAGGAAAGGGCTTGATGACTTTTCAATAGTGAACATCCCACccagatcaagatatagaacattagCTGGGTTCCGGGAACCTCCTTGCATCCCCTCCCAACTACCACCCATCCCCAAAGGAACTACCACCACACAACCATTTGACTTCCTTTTGAAATTTGTATAAATGGAGCCATCTGATATTTACTCATCTGGGCAGTGGTGTGAGATTCATATTGTCAAATATGGCAGTAGCTCAGTTTTAGCATGTGAATATTCCAGAAGGTAGGTACCCATTCTCTGTTGATGTGGCTCTGGATTGCTTCCAGCTTGTGGCCTCATGAATAAAGCCATTACCATCATTCATGTGTATGCCCAGGAGAGGACAGGCTGGGTCACAAAATCCCACGCAGCCAAACAGTTTTCAAGGTGTCATCCTATTTTCTGCTTCCTTGTGCGGTAGGGGAGAGTCTCAGTTTACCCACATCTTTGGCTATTGCTTGGTACTATTGTTAGTTGTTGACGAGTCAGATttctgaagtataatttacatactgcAAGACACTTTTTTTTAGTGGAGAGGCCTGTGAGTTTTGGCAAATGAATCCAGTTGTGAAACTACCACCACCAATCTAGATGCAGAAGAGTGTCATCACCCTTAAACTCTCCTTGGGCCCTTTGTAGCCAGACCCTCTCCCACTCCAGGCCCCCTCTGATCTGGTATCTGCCCCTATTGTCTCACCTTTTCAAGAGTGTCCTTAAATGGATGGACCTAGCATGCGGTCTTTTTTGAGCCTACTTCTCAAACGTAATGTGTCTGGGATCCGTCCATGTTGTTGGGGTAGCAGTCAGTAGTTAGTTTCTTTGTATTGCCGAGGGGTTTTTATCTGTTCACCAGCTGGCAGacaattgggttgtttccagtctttgACAGATGAAGGAAgctctaataaatatttgcttacattttgtgtgtgtgtgtgtgtatgtgtgtgcttttaGTTCTTTGGGATAAATAGCCAGGAAGAGCTGAGTCCGACAATAGATATTTAACCCCATAAGAAACTGCCAGGCTGTTCCCAGGGGCGCTGTGCTGTTTCCCATCCTCACCGGTGCTGGGGAGTGGGAGTGTCTCTAGGTAGGTAGTAGTAGCTCCAGTTTTCGCTTTAGTTGTGTTACCCTGATGACAAATGAAGGTTGGCACTGTTTTATGGCTTTTGTGGC
Protein-coding regions in this window:
- the CALR3 gene encoding calreticulin-3; amino-acid sequence: MALVHVPLWAVCMLRVALATVYFQEEFLDGEHWRNRWVQSTNDSKIGHFRLSSGKFYGHKEKDKGLQTTQNGRFYAISARFKPFSNKGKTLVIQYTVKHEQKMDCGGGYIKLFPADVDQKNLNGKSQYYIMFGPDICGFDIRKVHVILHFKNQYHSNKKSIRCKVDGFTHLYALILRPDLTYEVKIDGQSIESGGIEYDWNLTSLKKMEKTSAESKDWEQVEDGKSQDWEKHFLDASASKPSDWNSELDGDWQAPMLQKPPYQDGLKPEGIDKDIWLHQKMKNTNYLTEYDLSEFENIGAIGLELWQVRSGTIFDNFLITDDEEYAENFGKATWGETKGPEREMDAIQAKEEVKKAREEDEQDLLMGRFGGQENIFQRFHKRDEL